In Populus nigra chromosome 10, ddPopNigr1.1, whole genome shotgun sequence, the following proteins share a genomic window:
- the LOC133705462 gene encoding sphingolipid C9-methyltransferase 2-like isoform X4, with amino-acid sequence MRREYLVLSNICIAWSAWNFLGSTDNRVCLTYWLNVLQNIDETGLPFLVTLNPDHAPDHTLVKWSTGHPVPSVAATKASLELDHIQGKRRIWFCGAYQGYGFHEDGLKSGMVAAHGLLGNSCAILSNPKHMAPSMLETGARLFVTRFLGHYISTGCLILLEEGGTVFSFEGTSKKCSLKTVLKVHNPQFYWKIMTRADLGLADAFINGDFSFVNKDEGLLNLFMILIVNRDANKSASKLNKKRGWWTPLLFTAGIASAKFFIQHVSRQNTLTQARRNISRHYDLSNELFALFLDETMTYSCGVFKTEDEDLKDAQMRKISLLIEKARISKDHEILEIGCGWGTLAIEAVQRTGCKYTGITLSEEQLKYAEMKVKEAGLQDRIAFHLCDYRQLPKTHKYDRIISCEMIEAVGHEYMEEFFGCCESVLAENGLLVLQFISIPEERYDEYRQSSDFIKEYIFPGGCLPSLTRITSAMATSSRLCVEHVENIGIHYYQTLKYWRKNFLEKQRKILALGFNEKFIRTWEYYFDYCAAGFKTHTLGNYQVVFSRPGNVVALSNPYKSFPSAY; translated from the exons ATGAGACGAGAATACTTGGTGCTTTCCAATATATGTAtag CATGGAGTGCATGGAATTTCTTAGGAAGTACTGACAATAGAGTCTGCCTGACATATTGGCTGAATGTGCTTCAG AATATTGATGAAACAGGCCTGCCTTTTCTTGTGACACTCAATCCAGATCATGCACCAGATCATACCTTGGTCAAGTGGTCAACTGGCCATCCTGTTCCATCTGTAGCTGCAACAAAAGCTTCGCTTGAGCTTGATCATATTCAAGGCAAGAGGAGAATTTGGTTTTGTGGAGCATACCAGG GTTATGGCTTCCATGAAGATGGACTAAAG TCAGGCATGGTTGCTGCACACGGTTTGCTTGGAAACAGCTGTGCCATTCTGAGCAATCCAAAACATATGGCACCTTCTATGTTAGAAACTGGGGCACGCCTTTTTGTTACTAGATTTCTTGGACATTATATCTCCACTGGCTGTTTAAT TTTGCTGGAGGAAGGAGGCACAGTTTTCTCCTTTGAGGGAACTTCAAAAAAATGTTCACTGAAAACTGTTTTGAAGGTTCACAATCCCCAGTTTTACTGGAAG ATAATGACACGGGCTGATTTAGGCCTCGCAGATGCATTTATCAATGGTGATTTTTCCTTTGTTAACAAAGATGAAGGCCTTCTAAACCTTTTCATG ATTCTCATTGTAAATAGAGATGCTAATAAATCTGCATCAAAGCTGAACAAGAAAAG GGGCTGGTGGACACCATTATTATTCACAGCCGGTATTGCATCTGCAAAATTTTTCATTCAGCATGTATCAAGGCAAAATACTCTTACTCAAGCTCGCAGAAATATCTCTCGTCATTATGACCTG AGTAATGAGCTTTTCGCACTGTTCTTGGATGAAACAATGACGTACTCCTGTGGAGTATTTAAG ACAGAGGACGAGGATTTGAAAGACgctcaaatgagaaaaatatccCTTCTAATCGAAAAG GCTAGAATCAGTAAAGATCATGAAATTCTTGAGATTGGTTGTGGCTGGGGAACCTTGGCCATTGAAGCTGTCCAACGAACTGGATGTAAATACACTGGCATCACTCTATCTGAAGAACAACTAAAATATGCAGAAATGAAAGTAAAGGAAGCTGGCCTCCAG GACCGTATAGCATTTCACCTCTGCGACTATCGCCAATTGCCCAAGACCCACAAATACGACAGAATAATATCCTG TGAAATGATAGAAGCCGTCGGCCATGAATACATGGAAGAGTTTTTTGGCTGCTGCGAATCAGTATTAGCAGAAAATGGGCTTCTTGTCCTACAG TTCATATCAATACCAGAAGAAAGATATGATGAGTATAGGCAAAGCTCAGATTTTATTAAGGAATATATTTTTCCTGGTGGATGCTTGCCTTCATTAACAAGAATAACATCAGCCATGGCCACCTCATCGAGACTGTG CGTGGAGCATGTGGAAAATATTGGAATTCATTACTATCAAACACTTAAATATTGGAGAAAGAATTTCCTGGAGAAGCAGAG AAAAATTCTTGCCCTGGGATTCAATGAGAAGTTCATCCGAACATGGGAGTATTATTTTGACTATTGTGCAGCTGGTTTCAAGACACATACACTTGGAAATTACCAG GTTGTATTTTCACGTCCTGGCAATGTTGTTGCACTAAGCAATCCATACAAAAGTTTCCCTTCAGCGTATTGA
- the LOC133705462 gene encoding uncharacterized protein LOC133705462 isoform X2: protein MRVAVVGAGISGLVSAYVLAKAGVEVVLYEKEDYLGGHAKTVTFDGVDLDLGFMVFNRVTYPNMMEFFERLGIDMELSDMSFSVSLDEGQGCEWGSRNGLSGLFAQKKNMLNPYFWKMLREIIKFKDDVLSYLEMLENNPDVDRNETLGKFVKSRGYSELFQKAYLIPVCGSIWSCPSEGVMSFSAFSVLSFCRNHHLLELFGRPQWLTVTRRSHSYVDKVREKLESWGCQIRIGCEIQAVSTTDEGCAVLCRDGLLEMYSGCIMAVHAPDALALLGKQATFDETRILGAFQYMYSDIFLHRDKKFMPQNSAAWSAWNFLGSTDNRVCLTYWLNVLQNIDETGLPFLVTLNPDHAPDHTLVKWSTGHPVPSVAATKASLELDHIQGKRRIWFCGAYQGYGFHEDGLKSGMVAAHGLLGNSCAILSNPKHMAPSMLETGARLFVTRFLGHYISTGCLILLEEGGTVFSFEGTSKKCSLKTVLKVHNPQFYWKIMTRADLGLADAFINGDFSFVNKDEGLLNLFMILIVNRDANKSASKLNKKRGWWTPLLFTAGIASAKFFIQHVSRQNTLTQARRNISRHYDLSNELFALFLDETMTYSCGVFKTEDEDLKDAQMRKISLLIEKARISKDHEILEIGCGWGTLAIEAVQRTGCKYTGITLSEEQLKYAEMKVKEAGLQDRIAFHLCDYRQLPKTHKYDRIISCEMIEAVGHEYMEEFFGCCESVLAENGLLVLQFISIPEERYDEYRQSSDFIKEYIFPGGCLPSLTRITSAMATSSRLCVEHVENIGIHYYQTLKYWRKNFLEKQRKILALGFNEKFIRTWEYYFDYCAAGFKTHTLGNYQVVFSRPGNVVALSNPYKSFPSAY, encoded by the exons ATGAGAGTAGCAGTGGTTGGTGCTGGGATTAGTGGACTCGTTTCAGCTTATGTTCTTGCAAAAGCTGGAGTTGAGGTTGTGCTATACGAGAAAGAGGATTACTTAGGCGGCCATGCCAAGACTGTCACCTTCGATGGTGTTGATTTAGACCTCGGCTTCATGGTCTTCAATCGG GTAACATATCCAAATATGATGGAGTTCTTCGAGAGACTTGGAATAGATATGGAGTTATCGGATATGTCATTCTCAGTGAGCTTAGACGAAGGCCAGGGTTGTGAATGGGGTAGCAGAAATGGGCTGTCAGGTTTGTTTGCACAGAAGAAGAATATGTTAAATCCGTACTTTTGGAAAATGCTTCGAGAAATTATCAAGTTTAAGGATGATGTGCTCAG TTATCTTGAGATGCTTGAGAACAATCCAGATGTTGATAGGAATGAGACCTTAGGGAAATTTGTCAAGTCACGAGGTTACTCTGAATTATTTCAGAAGGCTTATCTT ATTCCCGTATGTGGTTCTATATGGTCCTGCCCTTCAGAAGGAGTCATGAGCTTTTCAGCTTTCTCTGTACTTTCATTTTGCCGTAATCATCATTTACTTGAG CTCTTTGGTCGGCCTCAGTGGCTCACTGTCACACGGCGATCGCATTCTTATGTCGACAAG GTCAGAGAAAAGCTGGAAAGTTGGGGTTGCCAGATACGAATCGGTTGTGAGATACAGGCTGTTTCAACTACAGACGAAG GTTGCGCAGTTCTCTGTAGAGATGGCTTGCTAGAAATGTACAGTGGGTGCATAATGGCTGTCCATGCCCCAGATGCTCTGGCATTATTAGGAAAGCAAGCGACATTTGATGAGACGAGAATACTTGGTGCTTTCCAATATATGTAtag CGATATTTTCCTTCACCGTGATAAAAAGTTTATGCCCCAAAACTCAGCAGCATGGAGTGCATGGAATTTCTTAGGAAGTACTGACAATAGAGTCTGCCTGACATATTGGCTGAATGTGCTTCAG AATATTGATGAAACAGGCCTGCCTTTTCTTGTGACACTCAATCCAGATCATGCACCAGATCATACCTTGGTCAAGTGGTCAACTGGCCATCCTGTTCCATCTGTAGCTGCAACAAAAGCTTCGCTTGAGCTTGATCATATTCAAGGCAAGAGGAGAATTTGGTTTTGTGGAGCATACCAGG GTTATGGCTTCCATGAAGATGGACTAAAG TCAGGCATGGTTGCTGCACACGGTTTGCTTGGAAACAGCTGTGCCATTCTGAGCAATCCAAAACATATGGCACCTTCTATGTTAGAAACTGGGGCACGCCTTTTTGTTACTAGATTTCTTGGACATTATATCTCCACTGGCTGTTTAAT TTTGCTGGAGGAAGGAGGCACAGTTTTCTCCTTTGAGGGAACTTCAAAAAAATGTTCACTGAAAACTGTTTTGAAGGTTCACAATCCCCAGTTTTACTGGAAG ATAATGACACGGGCTGATTTAGGCCTCGCAGATGCATTTATCAATGGTGATTTTTCCTTTGTTAACAAAGATGAAGGCCTTCTAAACCTTTTCATG ATTCTCATTGTAAATAGAGATGCTAATAAATCTGCATCAAAGCTGAACAAGAAAAG GGGCTGGTGGACACCATTATTATTCACAGCCGGTATTGCATCTGCAAAATTTTTCATTCAGCATGTATCAAGGCAAAATACTCTTACTCAAGCTCGCAGAAATATCTCTCGTCATTATGACCTG AGTAATGAGCTTTTCGCACTGTTCTTGGATGAAACAATGACGTACTCCTGTGGAGTATTTAAG ACAGAGGACGAGGATTTGAAAGACgctcaaatgagaaaaatatccCTTCTAATCGAAAAG GCTAGAATCAGTAAAGATCATGAAATTCTTGAGATTGGTTGTGGCTGGGGAACCTTGGCCATTGAAGCTGTCCAACGAACTGGATGTAAATACACTGGCATCACTCTATCTGAAGAACAACTAAAATATGCAGAAATGAAAGTAAAGGAAGCTGGCCTCCAG GACCGTATAGCATTTCACCTCTGCGACTATCGCCAATTGCCCAAGACCCACAAATACGACAGAATAATATCCTG TGAAATGATAGAAGCCGTCGGCCATGAATACATGGAAGAGTTTTTTGGCTGCTGCGAATCAGTATTAGCAGAAAATGGGCTTCTTGTCCTACAG TTCATATCAATACCAGAAGAAAGATATGATGAGTATAGGCAAAGCTCAGATTTTATTAAGGAATATATTTTTCCTGGTGGATGCTTGCCTTCATTAACAAGAATAACATCAGCCATGGCCACCTCATCGAGACTGTG CGTGGAGCATGTGGAAAATATTGGAATTCATTACTATCAAACACTTAAATATTGGAGAAAGAATTTCCTGGAGAAGCAGAG AAAAATTCTTGCCCTGGGATTCAATGAGAAGTTCATCCGAACATGGGAGTATTATTTTGACTATTGTGCAGCTGGTTTCAAGACACATACACTTGGAAATTACCAG GTTGTATTTTCACGTCCTGGCAATGTTGTTGCACTAAGCAATCCATACAAAAGTTTCCCTTCAGCGTATTGA
- the LOC133705462 gene encoding uncharacterized protein LOC133705462 isoform X1, giving the protein MRVAVVGAGISGLVSAYVLAKAGVEVVLYEKEDYLGGHAKTVTFDGVDLDLGFMVFNRVTYPNMMEFFERLGIDMELSDMSFSVSLDEGQGCEWGSRNGLSGLFAQKKNMLNPYFWKMLREIIKFKDDVLSYLEMLENNPDVDRNETLGKFVKSRGYSELFQKAYLIPVCGSIWSCPSEGVMSFSAFSVLSFCRNHHLLELFGRPQWLTVTRRSHSYVDKVREKLESWGCQIRIGCEIQAVSTTDEAGCAVLCRDGLLEMYSGCIMAVHAPDALALLGKQATFDETRILGAFQYMYSDIFLHRDKKFMPQNSAAWSAWNFLGSTDNRVCLTYWLNVLQNIDETGLPFLVTLNPDHAPDHTLVKWSTGHPVPSVAATKASLELDHIQGKRRIWFCGAYQGYGFHEDGLKSGMVAAHGLLGNSCAILSNPKHMAPSMLETGARLFVTRFLGHYISTGCLILLEEGGTVFSFEGTSKKCSLKTVLKVHNPQFYWKIMTRADLGLADAFINGDFSFVNKDEGLLNLFMILIVNRDANKSASKLNKKRGWWTPLLFTAGIASAKFFIQHVSRQNTLTQARRNISRHYDLSNELFALFLDETMTYSCGVFKTEDEDLKDAQMRKISLLIEKARISKDHEILEIGCGWGTLAIEAVQRTGCKYTGITLSEEQLKYAEMKVKEAGLQDRIAFHLCDYRQLPKTHKYDRIISCEMIEAVGHEYMEEFFGCCESVLAENGLLVLQFISIPEERYDEYRQSSDFIKEYIFPGGCLPSLTRITSAMATSSRLCVEHVENIGIHYYQTLKYWRKNFLEKQRKILALGFNEKFIRTWEYYFDYCAAGFKTHTLGNYQVVFSRPGNVVALSNPYKSFPSAY; this is encoded by the exons ATGAGAGTAGCAGTGGTTGGTGCTGGGATTAGTGGACTCGTTTCAGCTTATGTTCTTGCAAAAGCTGGAGTTGAGGTTGTGCTATACGAGAAAGAGGATTACTTAGGCGGCCATGCCAAGACTGTCACCTTCGATGGTGTTGATTTAGACCTCGGCTTCATGGTCTTCAATCGG GTAACATATCCAAATATGATGGAGTTCTTCGAGAGACTTGGAATAGATATGGAGTTATCGGATATGTCATTCTCAGTGAGCTTAGACGAAGGCCAGGGTTGTGAATGGGGTAGCAGAAATGGGCTGTCAGGTTTGTTTGCACAGAAGAAGAATATGTTAAATCCGTACTTTTGGAAAATGCTTCGAGAAATTATCAAGTTTAAGGATGATGTGCTCAG TTATCTTGAGATGCTTGAGAACAATCCAGATGTTGATAGGAATGAGACCTTAGGGAAATTTGTCAAGTCACGAGGTTACTCTGAATTATTTCAGAAGGCTTATCTT ATTCCCGTATGTGGTTCTATATGGTCCTGCCCTTCAGAAGGAGTCATGAGCTTTTCAGCTTTCTCTGTACTTTCATTTTGCCGTAATCATCATTTACTTGAG CTCTTTGGTCGGCCTCAGTGGCTCACTGTCACACGGCGATCGCATTCTTATGTCGACAAG GTCAGAGAAAAGCTGGAAAGTTGGGGTTGCCAGATACGAATCGGTTGTGAGATACAGGCTGTTTCAACTACAGACGAAG CAGGTTGCGCAGTTCTCTGTAGAGATGGCTTGCTAGAAATGTACAGTGGGTGCATAATGGCTGTCCATGCCCCAGATGCTCTGGCATTATTAGGAAAGCAAGCGACATTTGATGAGACGAGAATACTTGGTGCTTTCCAATATATGTAtag CGATATTTTCCTTCACCGTGATAAAAAGTTTATGCCCCAAAACTCAGCAGCATGGAGTGCATGGAATTTCTTAGGAAGTACTGACAATAGAGTCTGCCTGACATATTGGCTGAATGTGCTTCAG AATATTGATGAAACAGGCCTGCCTTTTCTTGTGACACTCAATCCAGATCATGCACCAGATCATACCTTGGTCAAGTGGTCAACTGGCCATCCTGTTCCATCTGTAGCTGCAACAAAAGCTTCGCTTGAGCTTGATCATATTCAAGGCAAGAGGAGAATTTGGTTTTGTGGAGCATACCAGG GTTATGGCTTCCATGAAGATGGACTAAAG TCAGGCATGGTTGCTGCACACGGTTTGCTTGGAAACAGCTGTGCCATTCTGAGCAATCCAAAACATATGGCACCTTCTATGTTAGAAACTGGGGCACGCCTTTTTGTTACTAGATTTCTTGGACATTATATCTCCACTGGCTGTTTAAT TTTGCTGGAGGAAGGAGGCACAGTTTTCTCCTTTGAGGGAACTTCAAAAAAATGTTCACTGAAAACTGTTTTGAAGGTTCACAATCCCCAGTTTTACTGGAAG ATAATGACACGGGCTGATTTAGGCCTCGCAGATGCATTTATCAATGGTGATTTTTCCTTTGTTAACAAAGATGAAGGCCTTCTAAACCTTTTCATG ATTCTCATTGTAAATAGAGATGCTAATAAATCTGCATCAAAGCTGAACAAGAAAAG GGGCTGGTGGACACCATTATTATTCACAGCCGGTATTGCATCTGCAAAATTTTTCATTCAGCATGTATCAAGGCAAAATACTCTTACTCAAGCTCGCAGAAATATCTCTCGTCATTATGACCTG AGTAATGAGCTTTTCGCACTGTTCTTGGATGAAACAATGACGTACTCCTGTGGAGTATTTAAG ACAGAGGACGAGGATTTGAAAGACgctcaaatgagaaaaatatccCTTCTAATCGAAAAG GCTAGAATCAGTAAAGATCATGAAATTCTTGAGATTGGTTGTGGCTGGGGAACCTTGGCCATTGAAGCTGTCCAACGAACTGGATGTAAATACACTGGCATCACTCTATCTGAAGAACAACTAAAATATGCAGAAATGAAAGTAAAGGAAGCTGGCCTCCAG GACCGTATAGCATTTCACCTCTGCGACTATCGCCAATTGCCCAAGACCCACAAATACGACAGAATAATATCCTG TGAAATGATAGAAGCCGTCGGCCATGAATACATGGAAGAGTTTTTTGGCTGCTGCGAATCAGTATTAGCAGAAAATGGGCTTCTTGTCCTACAG TTCATATCAATACCAGAAGAAAGATATGATGAGTATAGGCAAAGCTCAGATTTTATTAAGGAATATATTTTTCCTGGTGGATGCTTGCCTTCATTAACAAGAATAACATCAGCCATGGCCACCTCATCGAGACTGTG CGTGGAGCATGTGGAAAATATTGGAATTCATTACTATCAAACACTTAAATATTGGAGAAAGAATTTCCTGGAGAAGCAGAG AAAAATTCTTGCCCTGGGATTCAATGAGAAGTTCATCCGAACATGGGAGTATTATTTTGACTATTGTGCAGCTGGTTTCAAGACACATACACTTGGAAATTACCAG GTTGTATTTTCACGTCCTGGCAATGTTGTTGCACTAAGCAATCCATACAAAAGTTTCCCTTCAGCGTATTGA
- the LOC133705462 gene encoding uncharacterized protein LOC133705462 isoform X3, giving the protein MLENNPDVDRNETLGKFVKSRGYSELFQKAYLIPVCGSIWSCPSEGVMSFSAFSVLSFCRNHHLLELFGRPQWLTVTRRSHSYVDKVREKLESWGCQIRIGCEIQAVSTTDEAGCAVLCRDGLLEMYSGCIMAVHAPDALALLGKQATFDETRILGAFQYMYSDIFLHRDKKFMPQNSAAWSAWNFLGSTDNRVCLTYWLNVLQNIDETGLPFLVTLNPDHAPDHTLVKWSTGHPVPSVAATKASLELDHIQGKRRIWFCGAYQGYGFHEDGLKSGMVAAHGLLGNSCAILSNPKHMAPSMLETGARLFVTRFLGHYISTGCLILLEEGGTVFSFEGTSKKCSLKTVLKVHNPQFYWKIMTRADLGLADAFINGDFSFVNKDEGLLNLFMILIVNRDANKSASKLNKKRGWWTPLLFTAGIASAKFFIQHVSRQNTLTQARRNISRHYDLSNELFALFLDETMTYSCGVFKTEDEDLKDAQMRKISLLIEKARISKDHEILEIGCGWGTLAIEAVQRTGCKYTGITLSEEQLKYAEMKVKEAGLQDRIAFHLCDYRQLPKTHKYDRIISCEMIEAVGHEYMEEFFGCCESVLAENGLLVLQFISIPEERYDEYRQSSDFIKEYIFPGGCLPSLTRITSAMATSSRLCVEHVENIGIHYYQTLKYWRKNFLEKQRKILALGFNEKFIRTWEYYFDYCAAGFKTHTLGNYQVVFSRPGNVVALSNPYKSFPSAY; this is encoded by the exons ATGCTTGAGAACAATCCAGATGTTGATAGGAATGAGACCTTAGGGAAATTTGTCAAGTCACGAGGTTACTCTGAATTATTTCAGAAGGCTTATCTT ATTCCCGTATGTGGTTCTATATGGTCCTGCCCTTCAGAAGGAGTCATGAGCTTTTCAGCTTTCTCTGTACTTTCATTTTGCCGTAATCATCATTTACTTGAG CTCTTTGGTCGGCCTCAGTGGCTCACTGTCACACGGCGATCGCATTCTTATGTCGACAAG GTCAGAGAAAAGCTGGAAAGTTGGGGTTGCCAGATACGAATCGGTTGTGAGATACAGGCTGTTTCAACTACAGACGAAG CAGGTTGCGCAGTTCTCTGTAGAGATGGCTTGCTAGAAATGTACAGTGGGTGCATAATGGCTGTCCATGCCCCAGATGCTCTGGCATTATTAGGAAAGCAAGCGACATTTGATGAGACGAGAATACTTGGTGCTTTCCAATATATGTAtag CGATATTTTCCTTCACCGTGATAAAAAGTTTATGCCCCAAAACTCAGCAGCATGGAGTGCATGGAATTTCTTAGGAAGTACTGACAATAGAGTCTGCCTGACATATTGGCTGAATGTGCTTCAG AATATTGATGAAACAGGCCTGCCTTTTCTTGTGACACTCAATCCAGATCATGCACCAGATCATACCTTGGTCAAGTGGTCAACTGGCCATCCTGTTCCATCTGTAGCTGCAACAAAAGCTTCGCTTGAGCTTGATCATATTCAAGGCAAGAGGAGAATTTGGTTTTGTGGAGCATACCAGG GTTATGGCTTCCATGAAGATGGACTAAAG TCAGGCATGGTTGCTGCACACGGTTTGCTTGGAAACAGCTGTGCCATTCTGAGCAATCCAAAACATATGGCACCTTCTATGTTAGAAACTGGGGCACGCCTTTTTGTTACTAGATTTCTTGGACATTATATCTCCACTGGCTGTTTAAT TTTGCTGGAGGAAGGAGGCACAGTTTTCTCCTTTGAGGGAACTTCAAAAAAATGTTCACTGAAAACTGTTTTGAAGGTTCACAATCCCCAGTTTTACTGGAAG ATAATGACACGGGCTGATTTAGGCCTCGCAGATGCATTTATCAATGGTGATTTTTCCTTTGTTAACAAAGATGAAGGCCTTCTAAACCTTTTCATG ATTCTCATTGTAAATAGAGATGCTAATAAATCTGCATCAAAGCTGAACAAGAAAAG GGGCTGGTGGACACCATTATTATTCACAGCCGGTATTGCATCTGCAAAATTTTTCATTCAGCATGTATCAAGGCAAAATACTCTTACTCAAGCTCGCAGAAATATCTCTCGTCATTATGACCTG AGTAATGAGCTTTTCGCACTGTTCTTGGATGAAACAATGACGTACTCCTGTGGAGTATTTAAG ACAGAGGACGAGGATTTGAAAGACgctcaaatgagaaaaatatccCTTCTAATCGAAAAG GCTAGAATCAGTAAAGATCATGAAATTCTTGAGATTGGTTGTGGCTGGGGAACCTTGGCCATTGAAGCTGTCCAACGAACTGGATGTAAATACACTGGCATCACTCTATCTGAAGAACAACTAAAATATGCAGAAATGAAAGTAAAGGAAGCTGGCCTCCAG GACCGTATAGCATTTCACCTCTGCGACTATCGCCAATTGCCCAAGACCCACAAATACGACAGAATAATATCCTG TGAAATGATAGAAGCCGTCGGCCATGAATACATGGAAGAGTTTTTTGGCTGCTGCGAATCAGTATTAGCAGAAAATGGGCTTCTTGTCCTACAG TTCATATCAATACCAGAAGAAAGATATGATGAGTATAGGCAAAGCTCAGATTTTATTAAGGAATATATTTTTCCTGGTGGATGCTTGCCTTCATTAACAAGAATAACATCAGCCATGGCCACCTCATCGAGACTGTG CGTGGAGCATGTGGAAAATATTGGAATTCATTACTATCAAACACTTAAATATTGGAGAAAGAATTTCCTGGAGAAGCAGAG AAAAATTCTTGCCCTGGGATTCAATGAGAAGTTCATCCGAACATGGGAGTATTATTTTGACTATTGTGCAGCTGGTTTCAAGACACATACACTTGGAAATTACCAG GTTGTATTTTCACGTCCTGGCAATGTTGTTGCACTAAGCAATCCATACAAAAGTTTCCCTTCAGCGTATTGA